One stretch of Elstera cyanobacteriorum DNA includes these proteins:
- a CDS encoding ATP-dependent helicase codes for MNDSFADLPEPDAPDAPPAYLTGLNPPQRAAVEATEGPVLVLAGAGTGKTRVLITRLAHLIVTRRAQPWQILAVTFTNRAAREMRERVANLIGPVAQDIWLGTFHALAARLLRRHAELVGLKSSFTILDTDDQLRLLKQILQANSVDEKRWPAKLLLGTIERWKDRGLTPEKLKLDDGGELAGGRLVDLYRQYQERLKVLNTCDFGDLLLHMVTIFQQHPDVLAEYHRKFKYILVDEYQDTNVVQYLWLRLLAQQSKNICCVGDDDQSIYAWRGAEIDNILKFDKDFPDAKVIRLEQNYRSTAPILAAAGHLIAHNEGRLGKTLWTDQTGGAPVKVRGVWDGSEEAREIGDEIEALQRDGQSLGDMAILVRAGFQTREFEERLLTLGVPYRVIGGLRFYERAEVRDAVAYLRLIAQPDDDLAFERIVNTPRRGIGDVALQTLHRAARAANLSLTLAAYDVVTTDELKPAARKAVSRFLADFDRWRQLAQGLSVAELTEQVLDDSGYTAMWQADKSPEAPGRLENLKELVRAVEEFETLPAFLEHVSLVTERAEESGQAQVTLMTLHAAKGLEFDTVFLPGWEEGVFPNQRSLDETGARGLEEERRLAYVGLTRARQRAYVFHAANRRIHNQWQSLLPSRFITELPGDQIDLSAATGLAGAYRRPTVETYGGASFGGSSYGGGETNAERWAARRAAPSRGPVIEGKAARLVSGSAPKFTVGERVFHQKFGSGVVEAADGDKLQVAFEAAGIKHVMAAFIEKMR; via the coding sequence ATGAACGATTCCTTTGCCGATCTTCCCGAACCGGATGCCCCCGACGCGCCGCCAGCCTATCTGACCGGCCTTAATCCGCCGCAGCGCGCGGCGGTAGAGGCGACGGAAGGGCCGGTGCTGGTACTGGCGGGGGCGGGCACGGGCAAGACGCGGGTGCTGATCACGCGCCTCGCCCATTTGATCGTCACCCGCCGGGCGCAGCCCTGGCAGATTTTGGCCGTGACCTTCACCAATCGCGCGGCGCGAGAAATGCGGGAGCGCGTGGCCAATCTGATCGGCCCGGTGGCGCAGGATATTTGGCTCGGCACTTTCCACGCCCTCGCGGCGCGGTTGCTGCGACGCCATGCGGAACTTGTGGGCCTCAAAAGCAGCTTTACCATTCTCGATACCGACGATCAACTTCGCTTGCTGAAGCAAATTTTGCAGGCCAATTCGGTCGATGAGAAACGCTGGCCCGCCAAACTGCTGCTCGGCACTATCGAGCGTTGGAAGGACCGCGGGCTGACGCCGGAAAAATTGAAGCTGGATGATGGCGGGGAGCTGGCCGGCGGGCGGCTGGTTGATCTCTATCGCCAGTATCAGGAGCGGTTGAAGGTTCTCAATACCTGCGACTTCGGCGACCTGTTGCTGCATATGGTGACGATCTTCCAGCAGCACCCGGACGTGCTGGCCGAGTATCACCGCAAGTTCAAATATATTCTGGTCGATGAGTATCAGGATACAAACGTCGTCCAATACCTTTGGCTGCGGCTGCTGGCCCAGCAGAGCAAGAATATTTGCTGCGTTGGTGACGATGATCAGTCGATCTATGCGTGGCGCGGGGCGGAAATCGATAATATCCTGAAGTTCGATAAGGACTTCCCCGACGCGAAAGTGATCCGGCTGGAGCAAAACTACCGCTCCACCGCGCCGATCTTGGCGGCGGCGGGGCATTTGATCGCCCATAATGAAGGCCGTCTCGGCAAAACCCTCTGGACCGATCAAACGGGCGGGGCGCCGGTCAAAGTGCGCGGCGTCTGGGATGGGTCGGAAGAAGCGCGCGAGATTGGCGATGAGATCGAAGCCTTGCAGCGCGACGGCCAGTCGCTGGGCGATATGGCGATTCTGGTGCGCGCGGGCTTCCAAACCCGCGAGTTCGAAGAACGGCTGCTGACCCTCGGCGTGCCGTACCGCGTCATCGGCGGCCTGCGCTTCTATGAACGGGCGGAAGTGCGCGATGCCGTTGCCTATTTGCGCCTCATCGCCCAGCCCGACGATGATTTGGCTTTCGAGCGGATCGTCAATACCCCCAGGCGCGGCATCGGCGATGTTGCGTTGCAGACCCTGCACCGGGCGGCGCGCGCGGCGAACCTATCGCTGACCCTGGCGGCTTATGACGTGGTGACGACCGACGAGTTGAAACCGGCGGCGCGCAAGGCCGTGTCGCGCTTTCTGGCCGATTTCGACCGCTGGCGGCAGTTGGCGCAGGGCCTATCCGTCGCCGAACTGACCGAACAGGTGCTGGACGATTCGGGCTATACGGCCATGTGGCAGGCCGATAAATCGCCCGAAGCCCCGGGGCGGCTGGAAAACCTGAAGGAATTGGTGCGCGCGGTCGAAGAGTTCGAAACGCTGCCCGCGTTCCTGGAGCACGTCAGCCTCGTCACCGAACGGGCGGAGGAGAGCGGGCAGGCGCAGGTGACGCTGATGACCCTGCACGCTGCCAAAGGGCTGGAGTTCGATACGGTGTTTCTGCCGGGGTGGGAGGAAGGGGTCTTCCCCAATCAGCGCAGCCTGGATGAAACCGGGGCGCGCGGGCTGGAGGAAGAACGCCGCCTCGCCTATGTCGGCTTAACCCGCGCCCGGCAGCGCGCTTACGTCTTCCATGCCGCCAACCGGCGCATTCATAACCAATGGCAGTCGCTATTGCCGTCGCGCTTCATCACCGAATTGCCGGGCGATCAGATCGATCTATCGGCGGCGACCGGCCTTGCTGGAGCCTATCGTCGCCCAACGGTCGAAACCTATGGCGGCGCCAGTTTCGGTGGTTCGTCCTATGGCGGCGGCGAAACCAATGCCGAACGCTGGGCCGCACGCCGCGCCGCGCCCAGCCGGGGGCCGGTGATTGAAGGCAAGGCCGCGCGCCTCGTCTCGGGCTCAGCGCCGAAATTCACTGTCGGTGAAAGGGTTTTTCACCAGAAGTTCGGATCGGGGGTTGTGGAGGCTGCCGATGGCGATAAGTTGCAAGTCGCCTTCGAAGCTGCTGGAATTAAACACGTTATGGCTGCGTTTATCGAAAAAATGCGGTGA
- a CDS encoding YbaN family protein, which produces MRIIWASLGGVAVVLAIAGILLPLLPTTPFLLLAAFAFARSSPRLEAWLLGHRHLGPPILAWREQRAIGRKAKRLALATMAATPVLTWAVGVDPMIVALQVAVLAAVALFIATRPLPQTERL; this is translated from the coding sequence ATGCGGATCATTTGGGCCAGTCTCGGCGGGGTCGCGGTGGTTCTCGCCATCGCGGGTATCCTGCTGCCCTTACTGCCGACGACGCCGTTTCTGCTGCTGGCGGCCTTTGCTTTTGCCCGGAGCTCTCCCCGCCTCGAAGCCTGGCTGCTGGGGCACCGTCACCTCGGGCCGCCGATCCTAGCGTGGCGGGAGCAGCGGGCCATTGGGCGCAAAGCCAAGCGGCTGGCGCTGGCGACAATGGCGGCCACCCCCGTGCTGACATGGGCGGTCGGCGTCGATCCGATGATTGTCGCGCTCCAGGTCGCCGTGCTCGCCGCCGTCGCCCTCTTCATCGCCACCCGCCCGCTGCCGCAGACGGAGCGGCTTTAA